A stretch of the Candidatus Hydrogenedentota bacterium genome encodes the following:
- a CDS encoding DUF354 domain-containing protein — translation MRILIDVNHPAHVHLFRCAAREWEKRGHAVFWTARDKDIVIRLLDQYGFEYTVLSSHRKGLLGMACEMVQRDWKMLRYAMKVKPDVMLGTSVTITHISRLYPAKSILFMESDPSLVRFIVWLSFPFAHAIVLPNCLSYTWGKKVYTHNSSHKLADTHPKWFTPDPSVLDELGVKPGETYFVVRFIAWGASHDIGEGGLSIDAKKRLVAFLAARGRVFITSETELDPDFEPYRLRIEPNRIHDALHYATLFVGDSQSMSVEAPILGTPALRCNSFVGRTTVIDELESKYDLAYGFRPSEFEKMLSKIEELLARRNLKEEWMKKRERYLAEHGDMTSWMVQFVEEYMTGKRGPCT, via the coding sequence ATGCGAATCCTCATAGATGTGAATCATCCAGCTCACGTTCATCTGTTCCGGTGTGCGGCGAGGGAATGGGAGAAGCGCGGGCATGCGGTGTTCTGGACGGCGCGGGACAAAGACATCGTGATCCGGCTTCTGGACCAGTACGGTTTCGAGTACACGGTGTTGTCATCCCACCGCAAGGGGCTTCTCGGGATGGCCTGTGAGATGGTTCAGCGGGACTGGAAAATGCTTCGGTACGCCATGAAGGTGAAGCCCGATGTCATGCTGGGCACTTCCGTCACAATCACGCATATCTCGCGGCTGTACCCGGCCAAGTCCATCCTGTTTATGGAGAGCGACCCGAGCCTGGTGAGGTTCATTGTCTGGCTGTCCTTTCCATTTGCGCATGCCATTGTGTTGCCCAATTGTCTGTCATATACGTGGGGGAAGAAGGTCTACACGCACAACAGTTCCCATAAACTCGCGGATACGCATCCCAAATGGTTCACGCCAGACCCGTCCGTGCTGGATGAACTTGGCGTGAAACCCGGCGAGACGTATTTTGTAGTGCGTTTCATCGCTTGGGGTGCGAGCCATGATATTGGAGAAGGCGGGCTCAGCATCGATGCCAAGAAACGGCTGGTCGCGTTTCTTGCCGCTCGTGGCCGGGTATTCATCACGTCCGAGACGGAGTTGGACCCCGATTTTGAACCGTACCGGCTTCGCATCGAACCGAACCGCATCCATGACGCGCTCCATTATGCCACGCTCTTTGTGGGCGACAGCCAGAGTATGAGCGTCGAGGCGCCGATACTTGGGACGCCCGCGCTCCGCTGCAACTCGTTTGTAGGGAGAACCACGGTAATTGACGAACTTGAGTCAAAGTACGATTTGGCCTATGGCTTTAGGCCGAGCGAATTTGAGAAAATGCTATCGAAGATCGAAGAACTCCTTGCACGGAGAAACCTCAAGGAAGAGTGGATGAAGAAGCGCGAACGCTACCTCGCGGAACATGGCGACATGACCTCCTGGATGGTCCAATTCGTCGAGGAGTACATGACCGGGAAGCGGGGGCCCTGTACATGA
- a CDS encoding class I SAM-dependent methyltransferase, with protein MEAYDREEAKDLYENFYARKDFKHFSWADPIEIRTLVNALGLRGKLLADIGCGTGWYTELFRRNGVHAYGMDLAEAGICKAARGFGGGMYLTGDALALPVRKGSLDAVFLSGFPTYNTQELRTQEGFMRTLLGLLKTGGVLIFRKTTDLSGRKTTRMNHTLSQYVEHFAVFEGFRIERRFAANPLTWLIFRRHAMDPPGSAAATAFTKLSGLPLRATVVVRKLEGA; from the coding sequence GTGGAGGCCTATGACCGAGAAGAAGCCAAAGACCTCTACGAAAACTTCTATGCCCGGAAGGACTTCAAGCATTTTTCCTGGGCGGACCCCATCGAGATTCGTACGCTTGTGAACGCCCTGGGGCTGCGAGGGAAGCTGTTGGCGGATATCGGCTGCGGTACCGGCTGGTATACAGAATTGTTCCGGCGCAATGGGGTACATGCGTATGGAATGGACCTTGCAGAGGCGGGGATCTGTAAGGCGGCAAGGGGGTTCGGCGGGGGCATGTATCTCACAGGGGATGCTTTGGCGTTGCCCGTCCGAAAAGGCAGCCTGGACGCCGTCTTCCTGAGCGGATTTCCCACCTATAATACGCAAGAGCTGCGGACTCAGGAGGGGTTCATGAGGACCTTGCTGGGATTGCTCAAGACCGGCGGCGTTCTGATTTTCCGCAAGACGACGGATCTCAGCGGGCGCAAGACTACCCGCATGAATCATACGCTTTCGCAATACGTGGAGCACTTCGCGGTTTTCGAAGGGTTTCGAATCGAGAGGCGCTTCGCCGCAAATCCATTGACTTGGTTGATTTTCCGGCGGCACGCCATGGACCCGCCCGGCAGCGCCGCAGCCACCGCGTTTACGAAACTCAGCGGCCTGCCTCTCCGGGCCACAGTTGTGGTTCGCAAGCTGGAGGGGGCGTAG
- a CDS encoding sulfotransferase domain-containing protein, giving the protein MKEAILRRLCKLERSQTPLDECNADLPERVVFILSTARTGTKAFAEGLAGEVLECHHQPPGSRLLTCASNLWLDGLLPTRALQALVRRIRIPQIRKAKCRHYVQSFAFDHLAAKILHDAFDNVRIVHVVRDPRTFVPSYLNWTHTRLKSYIANKGAPGWHPNGWLAGEFSFREWRALDEFQRVCWHWRFKNELLEILFSDSPRYMRLRFEDVMFGERREEVLASFLSFLDIPHESRFESVFRKQTNVSKKTYFPSYSDWTSERKKQLAELCGFLMARYGYAAEEQDRRF; this is encoded by the coding sequence GTGAAAGAAGCGATACTCAGACGCCTCTGCAAGCTGGAACGCTCGCAAACTCCACTGGACGAGTGCAACGCTGACCTTCCTGAGCGTGTCGTATTCATACTCTCGACCGCGCGCACGGGAACGAAGGCTTTTGCGGAAGGCCTGGCCGGAGAAGTTCTGGAATGCCATCACCAGCCTCCAGGCTCGAGGCTGTTGACGTGCGCGTCAAATCTCTGGCTTGACGGGCTCCTGCCCACCCGAGCCCTGCAGGCGCTTGTTCGGCGTATCCGAATCCCCCAGATCAGAAAGGCCAAGTGCAGGCACTATGTGCAAAGTTTCGCCTTTGACCATCTGGCGGCAAAGATCTTACATGATGCCTTTGATAATGTCCGGATTGTGCATGTCGTTCGCGATCCTCGCACCTTTGTTCCCTCGTATCTCAATTGGACGCATACGCGTCTCAAGAGCTATATCGCCAACAAGGGGGCGCCAGGCTGGCACCCCAACGGATGGCTGGCAGGAGAGTTCTCGTTTCGTGAGTGGCGGGCGCTGGACGAATTTCAGCGTGTGTGCTGGCATTGGCGGTTCAAAAACGAGCTGCTGGAGATACTGTTTTCGGACAGCCCGCGCTACATGCGACTGCGTTTCGAGGACGTTATGTTCGGAGAGCGGCGTGAAGAGGTGCTCGCCTCTTTCCTTTCTTTTTTAGACATCCCGCACGAATCCAGGTTTGAATCCGTCTTCAGAAAGCAAACGAATGTAAGCAAGAAGACGTATTTTCCGAGTTACAGTGACTGGACATCTGAAAGGAAGAAGCAACTCGCCGAACTATGCGGCTTTCTGATGGCACGATACGGTTACGCGGCCGAAGAGCAAGACAGGAGGTTTTGA